Within Raineyella sp. W15-4, the genomic segment GCTCACGACCGCGGTCGGAGCACCCCGGTGGGAACCGTTCGCGTGTCAAAGTGAGGCCGTTGGATGTGATCCAGAAGACATCACCGCAATGTTGACACTTCAATAGTTGCCGACTAGCGTCCACCGCGTTGAAGGTTCAACGGCATGGACCGGCAACGGTAGTGACCAGGCTTCTCACCCTCGAAGGATTCCCCATGACTGAGCTCGTTCCCGGCACCTGGACCATCGATCCCGCCCACTCCGAGGTGGCGTTCACCATCCGTCACATGATGAGCAAGGTGCGCGGCCACTTCGGTGACGTCAGCGGGGCGATCGTCACCGGCTCCGCCGACCCGAAGGACGCCAGCGTCCGGGCCGAGGTCGCTGTCGCCTCGATCAACACCAACCAGGCCCAGCGTGATGAGCACATCCGCACCTCCGAGATCCTCGGCGCCGACCAGTTCCCGACCTTCTCCTTCACCTCGACTTCCGTCGAGGGTGAGGGTGAGGACTACAAGATCAACGGCGACCTGACCATCAAGGACGTCACCAAGCCGATCACCTTCGACGCCACCTTCAACGGTGCGGTCGATCCCGATGCCTTCGGCCTGTTCCGGATGGGCGCCGAGGGCACCGCCGTGATCAACAAGAAGGACTTCGGCATCGAGTTCAACATCCCGCTGCAGGGCGACGCCGTCATGCTCGGTGACAAGGTCACCATCACCGTCTCCCTCGAGGCCACCCTCAACCGCTGAGCCCTTCCCGGCCCCCCTGCGGGGCCCGGGATGCCGCCGGACCATCGGTCCGGACTCTCCAAACGAACCCACGGTCCGCTTGTGGCACCCCCACAAATCGGTGGCTGCCCCGGCGGCGGACCGGGCGCACCGGCCCGGGCGTACGACACGGACGATAGGCTGAACAGGCCCGTCCGGTCAGTGCTGCCCGGGCTGGTCCGCGTTTCGGCGCGGTCCCCTCCGCCCGTACCGCCCATCGTCAAGGAGAGAGATGCCCGACCTGGCCGACTCTGTGCTGGAGCAGTTGGCTCCGCCGTCCGCAGCCTTCCTGGCCCGCCGTGAGGATTCGGTGGGCAAGATGTTCCTGGCGGCGGTCGAGGAGTTCGGGGCCCGCCCCGCCTACCTCTACCGTGGCGCCGATGACGCGTGGGCCACGATGAGCTGGACCGAGGCGCACCACCGGGTGTTCGATCTCGCCGCCGGCCTGCTCGCCCTCGGTCTGCAGCTCGAGGACCGGGTGGCGATCGCTTCCAGTACCCGGATCGAGTGGATCCTGATCGACCTGGCGATCATGTGCGCCGGTGGCGCGACCACCACGGTCTACCCCAACACCCACGACCACGACGTCGCGCACATCCTCGGTGACTCCGGCTCGCGGATCGTCTTCGCCGAGAACGCGGACCAGGTCGAGAAGATCCGGCTGCACCGCGACACCCTGGATGCGATCGTCAAGGTGGTCGTCCTCGATCCCGAGGGCCTCGACCACGTCGACGACGGCGGCAAGGTGATCTCCTGGTCCGCGTTCCGTACCCTCGGCGAGGCCTGGCTGACCGACCACCCCGGCTGTGTCGACGCGACCATCGCCGCGACGAACGCCGGCACACTGTCGACCCTGATCTACACCTCCGGCACCACCGGCCGGCCGAAGGGCGTCCGCTTGTCGCACCGGTCCTGGACCCACGAGGGCTACCGGGTCGGCCAGGACATGGGGATCCTGCAGCCCGACGAGATCCACTTCCTGTGGCTGCCGCTGTCGCACGTCTTCGGCAAGTGCCTGATCTCGATCCAGCTCGGCAGCGGGTTGGTGCACGCGGTCGAGGGGGACATCTCCCGGATCGTCGAAGGGCTCGGCCAGGTGCGGCCGACGATCATGGCCGGCGCCCCGCGGATCTTCGAGAAGGTCCGCAACGCGGTGATCCTGAAGAACCGCGGCGTCATCTCCAGGATCCCACGCTGGGCCTTCTCCGTCGGGCAGCGGGCCCTGCCGTACCTGACCACCCGCCGGCCGCTGCCGCGCGGGCTGGCGATCCGCTACGCGATCGCCCACCGGCTGGTGTTCTCCAAGCTGCACGCGACGATGGGCGGGCGGGTGCGCTGGTTCGTGTCCGGCTCGGCGAAGCTCAACCCGCAGGTGCAGAACTGGTTCTGGGCCGCCGGGATCCCGCTGATCGAGGGCTACGGGATGACCGAGACCGCCGCGATCACCTTCCTCGACATCCCGAACGACCCCGACCTGGGCACCGTCGGCGGTCCGATCCCGGGCAACGAGGTGCGGATCGCCGAGGACGGCGAGATCCTGGTCAAGAGCCCGGCCCTGGCCGTCGGCTACCACAATCTCCCCGAGGAGACCGCCGCCGCATACACCGCCGACGGCTGGTTCGCCACCGGCGACATCGGCGAGCTCGACGCGCGCGGCCGGCTGCGGATCACCGACCGCAAGAAGGACCTGATCAAGACCTCCGGCGGCAAGTTCGTCGCGCCGCAGAAGGTCGAGGGGGCGATCGTCAACAACAACCCGTACGTCTCCCAGGTGTTCGTCCAGGGCGAGGGCCGCAAGTACATCTCGGCGCTGATCACCCTGGACGAGGACGCGATCCTGAAGTGGGCCCAGCGGCACAACATCGAGGGGCTGTCGTACGCGGAGCTCAGTCAGAACGCCGAGGTCCGCGGCATGATCGACCACTACATGGCGAAGGCCAACGCCCGCCTGGAGCGGTGGGAGACGGTGAAGCGCTACGAGATCCTGGACCGGGAACTGTCGGTCGCCGACGGGGAGGTGACCCCGAGTCTCAAGGTCCGGCGCTCCGCCGTGGCCAAGGCCTTCGCCGACAAGCTCGACACCCTCTACGACCCCGAGGACTGACGTGGCCCCGAGGACTGACACGACCCCGCGGCCGGCCGGAGGTCCGAGTGCCGACGCGGCACCGTACGTCTACCGGGCCCGGGTGCGCTGGGCCGACCAGGACCCGCAGGGACACGTCAACAACGTCGCCTACCTCGACTACATGCAGGAGGCCCGGGTCGACTGGATCCTCAACGGCCCCCAGGCGCACTTGCTCGCCGAGGGCGTGCTGGTGGTCTCCCACCACATCGAGTACCTGGCCCAGTCGTTGTTCTGTCCGGCCCCGATCATCATCCGGCTGTGGGTGACCGATCTGGGCGGGGCCCGGTTCGGCGTGGCGTACGACATCTATCAGGGCGAGACCCATGTCGCGCGGGCGAAGACGATGATGGCGACGTACGACGTGGCGGGCCGGCGACTGCGCCGGCTCGGCGACGAGGAACGGGCCTGGCTGGCCGGCTTCCGGGGCGAGCCGATGGAGTTCCGGCCGGCGCCGCGCCCGGCGGTCGAGTGGGCTTCCGGTTTCGGGTTCGAGCACCCGTTGCGGGTGCGCTGGTCGGAGCTCGACCCGTACGACCATGTCAACAACGTCAGCTACCTGACCTACCTGCAGGAAGCCACCATCGCGATGATGGAGGAGCCGCGCCGCGACCTGCCCTGGGGCCACCCCGGCGACCCCCGCACCTGGGTCGTCGCGGCCCAGGACATGACCTACAAGCTGCCGATGACCTACCAGATCGAGCCCTACCTGGCCGAGGTGGTGATCCTGCGCGTCGGGTCGACCTCGGTCACCTTCGAGATGCGGATCCACGACCCGCACATCGAGGTGACGTACGCCGTCGGCCATCTCGTCCTGGTGCACGCCGACCCGCACGGGACTCCGGTGCCGCTGCCGGAGATCCTCCGGGACCGGCTGCGTCCGCTGACCCTGACCGTCTGATCGGAGGTGCGGCGGTGACCCAGTACATCTACCAGGCCCGGGTCCGCTGGGCGGACCAGGATACCCAGAGCCACGTCAACAACGTGGTCTATCTGGACTATCTCCAGGAGGCCCGGGTCGACTGGATCCTCGACGGTCCGCACGCCGAGCTGCTGGACCACGGCATCGCGGTGGCCGCCCAGCACGTCGAATATCTCGCCCCGGCCCACTTCGGCGGCGACGGGATCGTCATCCGGCTGTGGGCGGCGCACGCCGGCGGGGCGCGGTTCACTGTCGCGTACGAGATCTGCCAGGGCGACACCCTGGTCGCCCGGGCCACCACCGACTGCGCACCGGTCGATGCGCACACAGGTACGGTGCGCCGGCTCACCGACAGCGAACGGGCCTGGCTGGACGACTGGTCCGGGCCGGAGCTGCACTTCCGTGCCCTGCCCCACGCCGACCGGACCGCAGGCCTCGGGTACACCTACCCGGTGCGGGTCCGCTGGTCGGAACTCGACCCGTTCGGACACGTGAACAACGTCGCCTTCCTCACCTTCCTGCAGGAAGCCCGGATCGCGGCGCTGGAGGAGGTGCGGTCGAGCGAGGGCTGGGGCCGCCCCGATGCCGACATCAGCTGGCTGGTCGCTGCCCAGCAGATCGAGTACCGCTCCCCGATGAGCTACCGGATCGAGCCGTACGCGGCCGAGCTGGTGGTGCTGCACGTGGGGTCGTCGTCGATGAGCCTCGAGGTGCACCTCCGGGATCCGCAGGCGGACGTGCTGCACGCCGTCGGCCGGGTGGTGCTGGTGTGTGCCGACGCCCAGGGCCGTCCCCGGCCGATCTCGGAACGGGTCCGGGCGGCGCTGGCCCCGATCACGGTGGCCGGGGAGAGCGGCCCGGGCGTTCGATAGCCCGCCCGAGCCAGGCGGCTACCCTGATCGGGCGCGCTGATCAGCCGGTTGGTGCCGTGCCATCCCTGGATCAGTGGGCGAACACACCCCTCGATCCAGGAACGAGGCCAGGGGCACAGGACAGGCGGTCAGCGGACCAGCCAGGCCGCCTGGTCGCAGCCCAGTGTCGGTCCGCCGACGTCGCCCCGACCGGTGGTGGCGCCCGGCTCGACCGGAAGGCCGTTGAGGGGCTCGGAGGACAGCAGCACCCGTGCCCCGGCCGGTAGCGCCACCGGGGCGGCGCCGAAGTTCACCCAGCAGGAGAACCCCGGCTCCCGGTCGAACGCCAGCACCTCGGCGGGGGCGTCGGCCGACCAGCGCAGGGTGCCCGCTCCGAGCACCGGGTGGCGGTGCCGTAGGTCGAGGGCGCGCCGGTAGAGCGTCAGGAAGGACTCCGGGTCGCCGGCCTGGGCGGCGACCGTACGCTCCGCCCAGTCGGGCTGCGGCAGCCACGGCGCGGCGGTCGCGTCGGCCGGGCTGAAGCCGTACGGCGGGCGGTCGCCCGACCAGGGCAGCGGCACCCGGCAGCCGTCCCGGCCCTTCTCGATGTGGCCGGAGCGCTCCCAGATCGGGTCCTGCAGCACGGCCTCGGGCAGGTCCACCTCCTCCAGACCCAACTCGTCACCCTGATAGACGTACGCCCCACCGGGCAGCGCCAGCTCCAGCAGGGCGGCGGCCCGGGCCCGCCGGCGGCCGAGCCGCAGGTCCTCGCGAGGATCGGGCCCCTTGGCCGTCCGTGACCCCAGACCGTCGTCGGCGCTGAACGGCGCCCCGGTCGCGACGCGGCCGTAGCGCGACACCACCCGCGGCTGGTCGTGGTTGCCCAGCACCCAGGTGGCCGGCGCGCCGACTGCGGCGTAACCGGCGATGGTCGCCTCGATCATCGGGCGCTGTGAGGCGTACGACCACTCGGTCAGCAGCGCATCGAAGTTGAACGTCAGATGCAGCCGGCCCGGGGTGGTGTACGCCGCCAGCCGGGGGGTGGGACCGAGATAGGCCTCTGAGATCAGCACCCGCGGGCCCTGGGGCGTGCCGGCGTACTCCTCGGCAACGGCCCGCCAGCGGCGGTGGATCGCCTCGAGCTCGGGGCGATCGTAGAACGGGTGGTCGGGGAACTTGTCCGCCACCGGCCGACCGGTCGCCGGATCGACCGGCAGGTCGGGCAGGGTCATGTCTTTGGCGCAGGCATCGGCGACGTCGATCCGGAAGCCGTCGACGCCGCGGTCGAACCAGAACCGGAGGATGTCGTCGAAGAGGGCGGGGACCCGCGGATCGGCCCAGTTCCAGTCCGGCTGTTCGGGGGCGAACAGATGCAGGTACCACTGTTCGGGGACCCCGTCCGGCCCGATGATGCGTTGCCAGGCGGAGCCGCCGAAGTGGGCCGGCCAGTTGTTCGGCGGCAGGTCACCGCCGGGACCACGGCCGTCGCGGAAGAGGAACAGCTCCCGCTCCGGCGAGCCCGGCCCGGCGGCCAGCGCGGCCCGGAACAGCGGGTGGTCGCTGGAACAGTGGTTGGGGACCAGGTCGATGATGATCCGCAGGCCCAGCTCGTGGGCCCGGGCGATCACCGCGTCGGCCTGGCCGAGCGTCCCGTACCGCGGGTCGATGTCGCGGTAGTCGGCCACGTCGTAGCCGCCGTCGTGCAGCGGGGACGGGTACCACGGCGAGATCCACAACGCGTCGACGCCCAGGTCGACCAGGTGGTCGAGGTGGGCCAGGATGCCGGTCAGGTCGCCCTGGCCGTCACCGTTCCCGTCGGCGTACGAACGGGGATAGATCTGGTAGACGACCGCGGCCCGCCACCAGTCGAGATCGGGGTCGCCGGGGCCCAAGGCGGGATCGACGGCGCGCCCAGCGGGGCCTCCGGCGGGCGTGTCACCGCCGGTGGTCCTGGCGCTGCCGGCGTTCTCGGCGGGTTCGGT encodes:
- a CDS encoding glycoside hydrolase family 13 protein, yielding MGPGDPDLDWWRAAVVYQIYPRSYADGNGDGQGDLTGILAHLDHLVDLGVDALWISPWYPSPLHDGGYDVADYRDIDPRYGTLGQADAVIARAHELGLRIIIDLVPNHCSSDHPLFRAALAAGPGSPERELFLFRDGRGPGGDLPPNNWPAHFGGSAWQRIIGPDGVPEQWYLHLFAPEQPDWNWADPRVPALFDDILRFWFDRGVDGFRIDVADACAKDMTLPDLPVDPATGRPVADKFPDHPFYDRPELEAIHRRWRAVAEEYAGTPQGPRVLISEAYLGPTPRLAAYTTPGRLHLTFNFDALLTEWSYASQRPMIEATIAGYAAVGAPATWVLGNHDQPRVVSRYGRVATGAPFSADDGLGSRTAKGPDPREDLRLGRRRARAAALLELALPGGAYVYQGDELGLEEVDLPEAVLQDPIWERSGHIEKGRDGCRVPLPWSGDRPPYGFSPADATAAPWLPQPDWAERTVAAQAGDPESFLTLYRRALDLRHRHPVLGAGTLRWSADAPAEVLAFDREPGFSCWVNFGAAPVALPAGARVLLSSEPLNGLPVEPGATTGRGDVGGPTLGCDQAAWLVR
- a CDS encoding YceI family protein encodes the protein MTELVPGTWTIDPAHSEVAFTIRHMMSKVRGHFGDVSGAIVTGSADPKDASVRAEVAVASINTNQAQRDEHIRTSEILGADQFPTFSFTSTSVEGEGEDYKINGDLTIKDVTKPITFDATFNGAVDPDAFGLFRMGAEGTAVINKKDFGIEFNIPLQGDAVMLGDKVTITVSLEATLNR
- a CDS encoding thioesterase family protein, which produces MTQYIYQARVRWADQDTQSHVNNVVYLDYLQEARVDWILDGPHAELLDHGIAVAAQHVEYLAPAHFGGDGIVIRLWAAHAGGARFTVAYEICQGDTLVARATTDCAPVDAHTGTVRRLTDSERAWLDDWSGPELHFRALPHADRTAGLGYTYPVRVRWSELDPFGHVNNVAFLTFLQEARIAALEEVRSSEGWGRPDADISWLVAAQQIEYRSPMSYRIEPYAAELVVLHVGSSSMSLEVHLRDPQADVLHAVGRVVLVCADAQGRPRPISERVRAALAPITVAGESGPGVR
- a CDS encoding thioesterase family protein, producing MAPRTDTTPRPAGGPSADAAPYVYRARVRWADQDPQGHVNNVAYLDYMQEARVDWILNGPQAHLLAEGVLVVSHHIEYLAQSLFCPAPIIIRLWVTDLGGARFGVAYDIYQGETHVARAKTMMATYDVAGRRLRRLGDEERAWLAGFRGEPMEFRPAPRPAVEWASGFGFEHPLRVRWSELDPYDHVNNVSYLTYLQEATIAMMEEPRRDLPWGHPGDPRTWVVAAQDMTYKLPMTYQIEPYLAEVVILRVGSTSVTFEMRIHDPHIEVTYAVGHLVLVHADPHGTPVPLPEILRDRLRPLTLTV
- a CDS encoding long-chain fatty acid--CoA ligase gives rise to the protein MPDLADSVLEQLAPPSAAFLARREDSVGKMFLAAVEEFGARPAYLYRGADDAWATMSWTEAHHRVFDLAAGLLALGLQLEDRVAIASSTRIEWILIDLAIMCAGGATTTVYPNTHDHDVAHILGDSGSRIVFAENADQVEKIRLHRDTLDAIVKVVVLDPEGLDHVDDGGKVISWSAFRTLGEAWLTDHPGCVDATIAATNAGTLSTLIYTSGTTGRPKGVRLSHRSWTHEGYRVGQDMGILQPDEIHFLWLPLSHVFGKCLISIQLGSGLVHAVEGDISRIVEGLGQVRPTIMAGAPRIFEKVRNAVILKNRGVISRIPRWAFSVGQRALPYLTTRRPLPRGLAIRYAIAHRLVFSKLHATMGGRVRWFVSGSAKLNPQVQNWFWAAGIPLIEGYGMTETAAITFLDIPNDPDLGTVGGPIPGNEVRIAEDGEILVKSPALAVGYHNLPEETAAAYTADGWFATGDIGELDARGRLRITDRKKDLIKTSGGKFVAPQKVEGAIVNNNPYVSQVFVQGEGRKYISALITLDEDAILKWAQRHNIEGLSYAELSQNAEVRGMIDHYMAKANARLERWETVKRYEILDRELSVADGEVTPSLKVRRSAVAKAFADKLDTLYDPED